From Kiloniellales bacterium, a single genomic window includes:
- a CDS encoding dipeptide ABC transporter ATP-binding protein → MTGGAGNGNATETVLQVEGLKKYFPLKKGLFSSTVGHVYAVDGVSFHVRRGETLGLVGESGCGKTTVGKLIMRLIDTTDGTINLHDRDITRLHGADLLPYRRQMQIVFQDPYSSLNPRMSAGDIVAEPLENYDRNGTTRSARKEQVAALFERVGLKREHMLKYPHEFSGGQRQRLGIARALALSPSLIVADEPVSALDVSVQAQVINLLMDLQEEYRLTYLFISHDLAVVEHISHRVAVMYLGQIVELTDKKTLFTTPLHPYTEALLGAVPVPDPEIERQRIILQGDVPSPISPPRGCRFHTRCPYVMRRCREEAPALVEVQPGHTVACHLREVGQPADAPAAS, encoded by the coding sequence ATGACCGGCGGCGCGGGCAACGGGAACGCGACGGAGACGGTCCTGCAAGTTGAAGGGCTGAAGAAGTACTTCCCGTTGAAGAAGGGCCTCTTCTCGTCGACGGTCGGCCACGTCTACGCGGTCGACGGCGTGTCGTTCCACGTCCGACGGGGCGAGACCCTGGGCCTGGTCGGCGAGAGCGGCTGCGGCAAGACCACGGTGGGCAAGCTGATCATGCGCCTGATCGACACCACGGACGGCACGATCAACCTGCACGACCGGGACATCACCCGGCTCCACGGCGCCGACCTGCTGCCTTACCGGAGGCAGATGCAGATCGTGTTCCAGGACCCCTATTCCTCGCTCAATCCGCGCATGTCTGCCGGCGACATCGTGGCCGAGCCGCTGGAGAACTACGACCGCAACGGCACCACGCGCTCGGCGCGCAAAGAACAGGTCGCAGCACTGTTCGAGCGGGTCGGGCTGAAGCGCGAGCACATGCTGAAGTACCCTCATGAGTTCTCCGGCGGGCAGCGCCAGCGCCTCGGCATCGCTCGGGCGCTCGCCCTGAGCCCCAGTCTGATCGTCGCCGACGAGCCGGTGTCCGCGCTCGACGTCTCGGTCCAGGCCCAGGTGATCAACCTGCTGATGGACCTCCAGGAAGAATACCGCCTGACCTACCTCTTCATCTCGCACGACCTCGCGGTGGTTGAGCACATTTCGCACCGGGTCGCCGTCATGTACCTGGGGCAGATCGTCGAGCTGACCGACAAGAAGACGCTCTTCACCACCCCCTTGCACCCCTACACCGAGGCGCTGCTCGGGGCGGTGCCGGTGCCCGACCCGGAGATCGAGCGGCAGCGGATCATCCTCCAGGGCGACGTGCCGAGCCCGATCAGCCCACCGCGCGGCTGCCGGTTCCATACCCGCTGCCCCTACGTGATGCGGCGCTGCCGCGAGGAGGCGCCGGCCCTGGTCGAGGTCCAGCCGGGCCACACGGTCGCCTGCCACCTGCGCGAGGTCGGACAGCCGGCGGACGCGCCGGCCGCAAGCTAG
- a CDS encoding amidohydrolase family protein: MSTWIKSAEWVVAWDESEGCHRYLRNADVVWNRDGIVHVGPGYRGAADEIIEGDGLFVLPGLVDIHSHPASEPAFRGLREEHGRPRMYMTGLYERCIAFRLDHEGMLACAEAAYCELLQSGVTTIADLSEPYPGWLDLLARSGLRGYVAPGYAAARWRLENDYELKFDWDEAAGRRGFEAALSLASEAGAHPSGRLNGMLYPAQIETCPADLLRDSVEAAAELGVPVTTHASQSVFEFQEIVRRHGKTPVQFANDLGILRPGMIVGHAIFIDEHSWLHWPTREDLRILADSGAAVAHCPTPFARYGTLLEDLGRYMRAGVTVGIGTDCAPHNMLEEMGRAAVLARIAAGDIETTSTAAVLHAATVGGAAALGRDDIGRLAPGKKADLVVVDLAHPHMRPVHDPLRSLIYTAAERAVSDVYVDGRKVVEKGRVLGLDQEAALARLQEAQARMLEATPAYDYAGRPADAIVPLSLRLG, from the coding sequence ATGTCGACCTGGATCAAGTCCGCGGAATGGGTGGTTGCCTGGGATGAAAGCGAAGGGTGCCACCGCTACCTGCGCAACGCCGACGTGGTGTGGAACCGGGACGGCATCGTCCACGTCGGGCCCGGCTACCGGGGCGCGGCCGACGAGATCATCGAGGGCGACGGCCTCTTCGTGCTGCCGGGCTTGGTGGACATCCATTCCCATCCCGCCTCCGAACCCGCGTTCCGCGGCCTGCGCGAGGAGCACGGCCGGCCGCGCATGTACATGACAGGGCTCTACGAGCGGTGCATCGCGTTCCGGCTGGACCATGAGGGCATGCTGGCCTGCGCCGAGGCGGCTTATTGCGAGCTGCTGCAGAGCGGCGTCACCACCATCGCCGACCTCTCCGAGCCCTACCCCGGCTGGCTCGACCTGCTCGCCCGCAGCGGCCTGCGGGGCTACGTCGCACCGGGCTATGCCGCCGCGCGCTGGCGGCTCGAGAACGACTACGAGCTGAAGTTCGACTGGGATGAGGCCGCCGGCCGCCGCGGCTTCGAGGCGGCGCTCTCGCTGGCCAGCGAAGCCGGGGCGCACCCGAGCGGCCGGCTGAACGGCATGCTCTATCCCGCGCAGATCGAGACCTGCCCCGCCGACCTGCTGCGCGACAGCGTCGAGGCGGCGGCGGAACTGGGCGTTCCCGTCACCACCCACGCCTCGCAGAGCGTCTTCGAATTTCAGGAGATCGTGCGGCGCCACGGCAAGACGCCGGTGCAGTTCGCCAACGACCTGGGAATCCTCCGGCCGGGCATGATCGTCGGCCACGCGATCTTCATCGACGAGCACTCCTGGCTGCACTGGCCGACCCGAGAGGATCTCCGGATCCTGGCCGACAGCGGCGCCGCCGTGGCCCACTGCCCGACGCCCTTCGCCCGCTACGGCACGCTGCTGGAGGACCTCGGCCGCTACATGCGGGCCGGCGTCACGGTCGGCATCGGAACCGACTGCGCGCCCCACAACATGCTGGAAGAGATGGGCCGGGCCGCGGTGCTGGCGCGGATCGCGGCCGGCGACATCGAGACCACCTCGACCGCCGCGGTGCTCCACGCCGCCACGGTCGGCGGCGCCGCCGCCCTGGGCCGGGACGACATTGGACGGCTGGCGCCCGGAAAGAAGGCCGACCTGGTCGTGGTCGATTTGGCGCACCCGCACATGCGGCCGGTGCACGATCCCCTGCGCAGCCTGATCTATACCGCCGCCGAACGGGCCGTGAGCGACGTCTATGTGGACGGCCGCAAGGTGGTCGAGAAGGGCCGTGTGCTCGGCCTCGATCAGGAAGCCGCGCTCGCCCGCCTCCAAGAGGCCCAGGCCCGCATGCTGGAGGCAACCCCCGCCTACGACTACGCCGGCCGCCCGGCCGATGCCATCGTGCCTCTGTCCCTGCGGCTCGGCTGA
- a CDS encoding ABC transporter ATP-binding protein, whose protein sequence is MAGPAALSEADRPQEASDPILEVDDLRIHFETRDGVVRAVEGLSFALRRGETLCVVGESGCGKSVTAMSILRLLPQPPARIVSGRILFEGRNLLTASEREIRDIRGNAISMIFQEPMTSLNPVLTVGRQISESIILHQGLSRKAADDRAAEMLNLVRIPDPRQRLTEYPHQMSGGMRQRVMIAMALSCNPKVLIADEPTTALDVTIQAQILNLMLELKEDLRTAIILITHDLGVVAEMAERVIVMYAGRKVEEAPARELFGRPLHPYTRGLMGSIPRLNRVVEDTRYRLQEISGTVPSLLQDIPGCAFAPRCDHATEHCRGASPALEALRPNHRVACFEAGRLAEP, encoded by the coding sequence ATGGCCGGGCCGGCCGCGCTCTCGGAAGCCGATCGACCGCAGGAGGCGTCGGATCCGATCCTCGAGGTTGACGACCTCAGGATTCACTTCGAGACACGAGACGGCGTGGTGCGTGCAGTGGAAGGACTCTCCTTCGCGCTGCGCCGCGGCGAGACCCTCTGCGTGGTCGGCGAGTCGGGCTGCGGCAAGAGCGTCACGGCAATGTCAATCCTGCGGCTCCTGCCGCAGCCGCCGGCGCGCATCGTCTCGGGACGCATCCTCTTCGAGGGGCGCAACCTGCTGACCGCGTCGGAGCGGGAGATCCGCGACATCCGGGGCAACGCGATCTCCATGATCTTCCAGGAGCCCATGACCTCGCTCAACCCGGTGCTCACGGTCGGGCGACAGATCTCGGAATCCATCATCCTGCACCAGGGCCTCTCCAGGAAGGCAGCCGACGACCGCGCCGCCGAGATGCTCAACCTGGTGCGCATTCCGGATCCCCGGCAGCGCCTCACCGAGTATCCCCATCAGATGTCAGGCGGCATGCGTCAGCGGGTGATGATCGCCATGGCGCTGTCGTGCAATCCCAAGGTGCTGATCGCCGACGAGCCGACCACCGCGCTCGATGTCACGATCCAGGCGCAGATCCTCAATCTCATGCTGGAACTCAAGGAGGACCTGAGGACCGCGATCATCCTGATTACCCACGATCTGGGCGTGGTCGCCGAGATGGCCGAGCGGGTCATCGTCATGTACGCCGGGCGCAAGGTCGAGGAAGCGCCGGCCCGGGAGCTCTTCGGTCGACCCCTGCACCCCTACACCCGGGGCCTCATGGGGTCGATTCCCCGGCTCAACCGCGTCGTCGAGGACACGCGCTACCGGCTCCAGGAGATCTCGGGGACCGTGCCTTCGCTGCTGCAGGACATTCCCGGCTGCGCCTTCGCGCCGCGCTGCGACCACGCGACCGAGCATTGCCGCGGCGCGTCGCCAGCGCTCGAAGCCCTGCGCCCAAACCACCGCGTTGCCTGCTTCGAGGCCGGGAGACTGGCGGAGCCATGA
- a CDS encoding ABC transporter substrate-binding protein, with protein sequence MSLLAKRLFTGAVLLAGLGLAAAEASAESVLRAKVHADLKNHDPIWTTAYITRNHGYMVYDTLFAMDEKFEVHPQMAEGAVVSDDGLVYTITLRDGLKWHDGTPVTSADCIASIARWGKRDGMGQQLMSNMASMEAVDDKTFKLTLSKPWGLVLPALGKMSSNVPFMMPKAMAETDAFEQVPEIIGSGPFKFVKDEWVPGSKVVYVKNEDYVPRSEPASGLAGGKVVHFDRVEWLYIPDQNSAMNALINGEIDFFEEPQTDLVPVLEASQGVVVEVIDTKGSQGWLRMNHMHPPFDKAEARQAVQLMVDQPTYLQAIAGDPKFFQTCPAMFVCDTPYATDVGSERVMSNDQAKAIEMLKEAGYHGHKVVLMHPTDLPTLSNATQVTAQLMRQVGFDVEVQAMDWSTLTSRRAETKAPADGGWNVFHTSWISPDLMHPVANIGVSGGCEEKAWFGWPCDPEIEKLREAFAFETDSAKQKALAEQVQGRAMEIVTYVPIGQYQEPQAWRDNVTGVIKSPVLVFWNMKKN encoded by the coding sequence ATGTCATTGCTAGCGAAACGTCTTTTCACCGGCGCCGTTCTGCTCGCCGGACTTGGGCTGGCGGCCGCCGAAGCCTCGGCGGAGTCGGTCCTCAGGGCCAAGGTCCACGCCGACCTCAAGAACCACGACCCGATCTGGACCACGGCCTATATCACGCGTAACCACGGCTACATGGTCTACGACACGCTCTTTGCCATGGACGAGAAGTTCGAGGTCCATCCCCAGATGGCCGAGGGCGCCGTGGTCAGCGACGACGGGCTGGTCTACACCATCACGCTGCGCGACGGCCTGAAGTGGCATGACGGGACGCCGGTCACCTCGGCCGACTGCATCGCCTCGATCGCCCGCTGGGGCAAGCGCGACGGCATGGGCCAGCAGCTCATGTCCAACATGGCCTCCATGGAGGCGGTCGACGACAAGACCTTCAAGCTGACCCTGAGCAAGCCCTGGGGCCTGGTCCTGCCTGCCCTCGGCAAGATGAGCTCCAACGTGCCCTTCATGATGCCCAAGGCCATGGCCGAGACCGACGCCTTCGAGCAGGTCCCCGAGATCATCGGCTCGGGGCCCTTCAAGTTCGTCAAGGACGAGTGGGTGCCCGGCAGCAAGGTGGTCTACGTCAAGAACGAGGACTACGTGCCGCGAAGCGAGCCCGCCAGCGGCCTCGCCGGCGGCAAGGTGGTGCATTTCGACCGGGTCGAGTGGCTCTACATCCCCGACCAGAACTCGGCGATGAACGCCCTGATCAACGGCGAGATCGACTTCTTCGAGGAGCCCCAGACCGACCTGGTACCGGTGCTGGAAGCCTCGCAGGGCGTGGTCGTCGAAGTGATCGACACCAAAGGCAGCCAGGGCTGGCTCCGGATGAACCACATGCACCCGCCGTTCGACAAGGCGGAGGCGCGCCAAGCGGTGCAGCTCATGGTCGACCAGCCGACCTACCTCCAGGCCATCGCGGGTGATCCAAAGTTCTTCCAGACCTGCCCGGCGATGTTCGTCTGCGATACGCCCTATGCCACGGACGTCGGCTCCGAACGGGTGATGAGCAACGACCAGGCCAAGGCGATCGAGATGCTCAAGGAGGCCGGCTACCACGGGCACAAGGTCGTCCTGATGCATCCGACCGACCTGCCGACCTTGAGCAACGCCACCCAGGTCACGGCCCAGCTGATGCGCCAGGTGGGCTTCGACGTCGAGGTTCAGGCCATGGACTGGTCGACCCTGACCTCGCGCCGGGCCGAGACCAAGGCCCCGGCGGACGGCGGCTGGAACGTCTTCCATACCTCCTGGATCTCGCCCGACCTCATGCACCCGGTCGCCAACATCGGCGTTTCGGGCGGCTGCGAGGAGAAGGCCTGGTTCGGCTGGCCCTGCGATCCGGAAATCGAGAAGCTGCGCGAAGCCTTCGCTTTCGAGACCGATTCCGCGAAGCAGAAGGCGCTCGCCGAGCAGGTCCAGGGCCGCGCCATGGAGATCGTCACCTACGTGCCGATCGGCCAGTACCAGGAGCCGCAGGCCTGGCGGGACAACGTGACCGGCGTCATCAAGTCGCCGGTCCTGGTGTTCTGGAACATGAAGAAGAACTGA